Part of the Archangium lipolyticum genome, GCTGGCGCCCGAGCGGGCGAAGGCTCGCGCCGTGGCGAGGCCGATTCCAGAGGTGCCTCCGATGACGAGTGCGACGCGTCCGGTGAAGTCATAGCGAATCATCGTGATTTCCTTTCAGAGCCCAGTCCGTTGCGGATGAAGTGGATGGCCTGGCGAGCGAGGGCCCGCCGGCGTTTGAGGTTCAATCGTTTACGCAAGGAGTCCGAAGCGAGGACCTCGTGGAGCTCCGCGCCGAGCTCCAGGAGGATGACATCCGTCAGGCCGGGGCCGATGACGGTGGCGACGAAGCGGGTGGCGATGTCGAGGTCCGGCGCTTCGAGCGCACCGCGGCGGGTGCCCTCCTCCAGGACGGCGCGGAGTTCCACGATGCCGGCCTCGCAGATGGCCTTGTAGAGGCCGCGGACCTCCACCACCGCGGTCGGAGCGGCGGCGGCCGCGGAGAGCCGGGCCAGGCGCGGGTGCTCCACGAGGAACGCCATGCCGCGCTCGATGAACGTCTCGAGGCGGGCCCAGAAGTCGCTCTCCGGGGGCACCGCGCCGATGAACTCACGCTTGCGGCGCGGGGCTTCCTCGGTGAGGAGCCAGCGGTACAGGTCGAGCTTGTCCTCGAAGTACTGGTAGACGCTCCCCTTGGGAATGCTCGCGCGGAGCGCGATCTGCGAGAGCGAGGCCTCGGTGTAGCTCCGGTCGGAGAACTCGATGATGGCCTCGTTCACGAGGCGGTCCCTGCGCTCGTCGGGCAGTCGGAAGAAGGTACTCGTGGGCATGTGACCGACCAGTCATATGACCGATCGGTCGCACAGGCAACAGGTGATTCCGACCGAGGGCCCACGTGCCCCCCAAAAAGAATCGGGAAGGAGCTGCCCCCCAGCAGCTCCTTCCCGACGTGTTTCCCCCGTACTACCCCCGAAGACTGCCCTACCCCCTACTGCCCCCTGTACCGCTCAACCCCGACCGACCCGCCGCCCCCACCCCTCACGCCCGTCCTACCCCGTCACCTTCACGAGCAGGGCATGGAGCATCTCGCGTGCCAGCAGCGCCCCATCGGAAGAGCTCGTCATTTCAAGGGCTTATCGGGCCAGGGTGGGCCGCCTCGGGCTGGAGGACGGTAAAACGTACCTCCCCCGGGCCTACATCCCCGGAGAGAGCTCGGCGAGCGGCGGGAAACCCCAACGCGCGCGCTCGGCGTCGGTCACCGCCGGGTCCACCGGGTAGAGACGCATCTGCTTCGTGGCGGGGTCGGGCCTGTACTGGGTGCCGAAGCGCTGCGGCTTGCCGGCCCTCATCAACCACCGGTCCCACGCGGCGGCGGTGAGCCAGAGGGCGTGCGGGTGGCCCCGGCGGGCGGCCTCGGCGGCCAGCTCGCGCGCCCGGGCGTAGTCCTCGAGCGCGTTCCCATGCTGGAAGACGAGCGCCGCGGCGAAGAAGTCCGCCCCCGTCTTCGCGGCGCCCGCGTCGAGCAGCTCGCCCACGCGCTGGCGGCGCTGGCGGTCGCGCTCGGCGATCTGCTTGAACTGTTCGGGATTGGAGAGGCTCGCTCCCCGGCGATCCGCCTGGTCCTCGTCCATCAGCCGCTTCATCTCGGGGTTCGCGTCCTCCTGGGCGGACGCGGGGAGCGTGGCGATCCGGTCCACCAACGCGGTGAAGGCCGGCAGCTCACGCAGGGAGGAGAGGTCCTCGTCCTGCTTCATCCACTCCGTGTCGCGGAAGCCGCCCTCCACGGAGCGCGTCAACCAGGTCATCGCCTCGTCCTTCTGCCCCTGCAGGGCCGCGGCGCATGCGGCGGAGTAGGCGGTGCCGTCCTCGCGGTTCCCCGCCTCCCACGCCTGCCGGTAGAGCGGGAGCGCCTCGGCGGGCTTGTGCTGCTTCATCAGCGCATCGGCGCGGTGGACCTGGAGCCAGCCCGGCGGAGGCGTGCTGGGGGGCTCCAGGTCCGGAAGCGTGGCGGCGGCGGAAGACTCCGTGCCAGCGGGGGTGGAAGAGGGCGCGGGTGAGTGCGCGCAGGCAACAGCCAACAGGAGGAGACAGGGAGCGAATGAGCGCATGGCGCGAACCATACCGGTGCTGGGGGGCGCGTCCATCAAGGGAGGTGCTTCTTCAGCCTCAGCAGGCCATAGGCCGAGACGCTCGAGGCGTCCTTGATGCGGCCGTCGAGGATGAGTGCCTCGAACTCCTCGACGCTGACACGGGTGACCACCAGGTCACCCTCCTCGGGGGACGGACTCCGCGGCCCCTGGGACAGCTCCTCCGCCAGGAAGACGTGCATGCCCTGCGTGGAGTAGCCAGGGGCGTTGAAGAGGTGGCCGAGGTACGTCATGCGCCCGGCCACCAGCCCCGTCTCCTCCTGGAGCTCCCCCACGGCGACGGTCTCGGGCGCCGCGTCCTGCTGGTCCTCCCAGGTGCCCTGGGGGAACTCCAGGTAGCGCCCCTTCACGGGGTAGCGGTACTGCTCCACCAGGTGGAACGCCCCCTTCTCGTAGGGGATGATGAGCGAGAAGTCCGGCTTGTGGACGACGCCATAGATGCCACTCGAGCCATCCTGCCTGCGAATGGCGTCCTCGCGCACCGTCATCCACCGGTTCCGGTAGACCTCCCTCGAAGAAATCGTCTCGATGGTCATGGTCACCCCAGCAGCGCGAGCAGCCCCGCGAGCCCCAAGAAGAGGAAGTAGAGCGACTCGCCGGCGATGAGCCCTCCGCCCACCAGCGACGTGGAGCTCATGTCCTCGGGCAGCACCTCGCCCTCGCCGGGTGAGCCCGCCACGCGCGGTGCCGGCCTGCTCCTGAGCGTGTTCCACAGCGAGGAGATGATGCCGCCGACGGAGAACCACACCACCACCGGCAGGTTCACGAAGCCGCCGAGGGACGTGGCATAGGGGCTCGACAACAGCACCGCGTCCATCGTCCACCCCACCGCGTAGCCCGCCCGCGAGCCCTTCACGAAGCGCTGATAACCCTCATGGCGCTTGAGCAGCTTGCGCGCCACCTCGATGGTGAAGCCAATCCCCAAGCCCAGCAGCAGCGCCTTCACCGTGTAATCCGACAGCGAGCCCAGGCCGCGGATGGCTCCCACGAGCTTGTACGTCATCGCCGAGCCCCACTGGCCCACCTCGGCGTTCGGGCTGTCCAGCTGGTTGATGGCCAGCACCGGATAGGCGCTCATGAAGACGCGCGCCAGCCCCACGCACAGCACCGCGCCCATCACGATTCCCACCACCTGATAGCGGAACTGGATGACGCGGTCCGTTCCCAGGCGCCAGCCCGTGGAGCGGTCCTGCTGCATGTCGCTGCCCACCGAGGTGGAGATGAGCAGGATGCTCGCGGCCATCATCCCCACCACCGGGTTCCTCAGCCCCAGGAGCGACATCAGCAGCACCGAGATGACGAAGGCGCTCGAGATGGGGTTCTGGTCGCTGATGCCGTAGGCGATGCCGTTGATGAGCACGAACAGCAGCGACAACGCCAGACCGAAGGCGACGAAGCCCAGGGGCTGCTCCAGCAGCTGCGTGGCCACCAGCACCACCGCCACGCCCCAGAAGCCCACCCAGGCCACCAACCTCGGCATGTTCACCTGCTTCCAGGCCGGCACCTCGCCCTCCTGGAGCCGGGCCCGGTTGCGCACCCGCTCCACCGCCTGCACCGCCAGCAGCGACAGGTCCACCACCGCCGCGCCGCAGATCATCGCCAGGGCGATGAGGAAGCCAATCTTGCGGAACGGATCCTCCGCTCCCAGCCAGCCGATCTCCCGCAGGTAGGGCACGAAGGCCATACCGATGAGCCCACCGATGAGGGCCGGCACGGTGATGCGGCTGCCCACCACCATGCCCGCGCCCACCGTGGAGGCGCTCATGCCCGCGGCCCCCAGGGCGGCCACGTGCTCGGTGAGCCACGCCACCAGCGCGCCCAGGCCGGTGCCACCGCCCAGCTTGGCGATGGAGGCCTTCAGCAGGCGCTTGTCGGTGAGCGCCCGGAGGATGTTGGCCACCGCGTAGCCCGAGGGGTAGTCGAGCTGCAGCCGGTCCACGAGCAGCGGCGTGTAGAGCATGCCCACGCCCACGCCGAACATGCCCACGCAGCCCACGAAGACCATCAGGTGCCACGCGGGCGGCTGCGGCATGCCCAGCCACACCATGGCCTGGACGAGCACGGACATGGCGCACATCGAGGCCACCGAGGCGGCCATCGTCTGCATGTAGTTGGCGCCGTGCTTGCCATCCGGGCCGTAGCCGTAGGTGACGGCGCTGCCGAGGATGCCGGCCAGCACCTGCCCACCCACGAAGATGCCCAGGCTGAAGTTCATGTACGAGGCGGCGATGCCCCCCAGCGGCCCGAGGATGAAGATGGCCACCGCGCTCAGCAACAGGTGGAACTTCCACGAGCCCGGCTCGGGCAACCAGCCGAAGCGCGGAGCACCGCCCTCCGGGCTGGAGCTGGCTGAGGACGCGGCGGCGGAAGACGACGGGCTCGATGGGGCGGACTGGGCCATGGACGCGGAGGGTATCGGCCCCTCCGCGTCACCTCAACTACGGCTGGCAGATCCCCGGACACGTCGCGCTGCTGCCCGGATTGCACGTATCCGTGGTGTCATCGACACACCGGAGGTTCTGACCCGCACAGGCTCCGAAGGCGAATCCGCCACAGCATTGGACGTAACCCGCCGGTATCTCGCAGGACGAGGCGAACTGCTGGCAGTCGGTGCCCGCCGCCGGCCGCGCGTACACGGTCTTCGCGTCACAGTTCTGGCCCGCGTCGGGCGGGTCGTTGTCATTCGGAGTGTTGGGGGAACCACACGCGAGCAATCCGCAGCTCGCGAACATCGAACACAGACGCAGGATGGATTTCATGGCTCGTCTCAGATGCGGGTGAACGACCAGCTCACCGCGCGGCCGTTGGCGTAGGGCATGACGCCGTGGAACGCCCGGGGGTCATCATCGAACACCAGCGGCAGGAAGTGGCGGTCTCCGTCCCAGAGCGGAAGGGACATGATGTCCTTCACCGGAACCCAGGAGAGGGTGCCCTCCACGTTGCGCTCGAACGGGGTGCCCTCGAAGCGGTCGATGAGGAAGATGAAGCCGAGCCAGTCCTCGCCCTTGGGGCCGAAGCCCGGCCAGTTGATGGTGCCGCGCAGCCGCAGCTCCGTGCATTCGATGCCCGCCTCCTCGCGAATCTCCCGGCGCATGCAGGAGACCACGTCCTCGCCCGGCTCCATCTTCCCGCCGAGTCCGTTGTACTTGCCGAGGTGCGCGTCGTTCTCGCGCGCGTTGCGGTGGATGAGCAGCACCTTCGTCCCGTCCGGGGACATCACGTAGCCGAGGGTGCCGAGAATGGGCGTGTAGGGCATGGACAGGGCTCTTATCGCTCGGGTCCGGGCTCGCAAGAAGTCAGAAGGTAGGCGCCGGACATCCTACCCACGTGCGGGTGGATGACTGGCACTCCCCCTGCACGAACCCCGCGACATGTCTCCGCGAAGCCACGGTCTTTCCTCTCGTCTCCTGAGAGGAGGCCTCGCCGCCCTGCTCCTCGCCCCGCTCTTGCTGCTCGGGAGCGTGGAGGCCGCGTACCACTACGGGCTGTCCCGTGTGGGCGAACGGCCACGCCCCCCTCCGCCCCGGGTGGACTTCGCCCACCAGGTGCTCTGGCTCATCGAGGAGGATGGCCGGCCTCTCCAGCTCGAACCCCTCTGGCCCTGGACGCTCGTGAACGGCCTGGCACGGGGACAGCGCTCCGCCGGAGAGGACCTCGCCTGGCTGACGGCACGGCGGTGGTTGGCGTCCCAACCCAGGCGCGAGGGCGAGCGGCACCTGCACCGGAGCTTCCAGGCGCTCGCGCTCACCGTCTGGATTTCACGCCACTGGACCGCCGAGGAGCTGCTGACCGCCTACGCCGAAGGCGCCTCGTTCGGACGAGACAGCATCGGTCTCGATGCCGCCGCGCGAAGGTACTTCGGCCGGGAGCCTGAGCGGCTCGCGCTCCACGAGGTCGCCCTGCTCGCGGGGCTGCCCCAGTCGCCAGGCCGATATGACCCGCTCCGCCGGCCCGAGGCCGCGCTCCGACGAAGGGACTTCGTGCTCGCGCGCCTTCGGTCCACGGGGCTCATCTCCGAGGCCCAGCGCGAGGAGGCGAGCCAACAGCCACTGCCGCTCCCGGCCACGGGGCCCACCCATTGACATCCTCTCTTCCGCGCGACGTCGGACTGGGCGGTGACCCGGCGCCCCACCCGCCTCAATCGGCGTTGATGCGAAGGTTCTGGGGGTCCAGCAATGTGATGACCCCCCCTTCGTAGGACAGCAGCCCCTCGCGCACGTAGAAGCGCAACCACCGGTTGGTGCTCTCACGGGTGAGTCCGCACAGGTTGGCGAGCTCGCCCTGGGTGAGGCGGGAAGCGATGGCCACCCCCTCCCCCTCCGTGCCCGACTGTCCCTGGGACTGGGCCAGATCCAACAAGACGCGCGCCAGCCGGGCCCGTGCGTCCAGGAAGTTGGCGTCGTGCACCACCCGGGTGACCCGCCGCACCATCCGGCTCAGCTCGGCGAGCAGGGCCGGCACCACCTGGGGCCGCTCCTCCAGGAAGCGCTGGAACTCCTCCCGGCGCAGGCTCAACAGCGAGGTCTCCTCGCGAGCCACCGCGTCCGTCGAGCGCGGCTCGCTGTCCAACAATGCCAGCTCTCCAAAGGAGTCCCCCCGCCGCAGGAGCGCCAGGGTGACCTCCTTGCCATCGGCGGAGCTGAGGCGGATGGTCACCTCGCCCTTGCGGATGATGAAGAGGTCCGTTCCCACGTCGCCCTGGTGGAAGACGATCTCCCCCCGGTCGTAGTTCCGCGGTTGAAGACGTGAGGAGAGTCGCTCCAGGTCATCGGACCCGAGAGACGCAAAGAGGGGTACCCGAGAGAGGAGCTCCGAATAGGACATGGCTCGCGGCTTTCATGGTGGGAAACATCCCCACCGTTGCTCATTCTGCCCGGAGCAACGGCTCCCCACCAGGGAGGAGCCGCCCGCTCGTCGTGGCAACAACGATAGGACAGACATCACCACACGGAAACCCCCGGGCCTCCGAGCAGTCGAGCATGCCCGTGAGGGCGGGCATGTGACCCACTCCACACCGGACGTGTCAGACGCATCACAGCCTCGGGAGAAGCGTCATGCGAAAACCGGAATGAAAGCGGACGGAGAGACACATGCCCCCTCCGGAAGGTCCGCGCGAAAGGGATGCCATGCTCGAGACGCTTCGTGAACACAAGGACAGGGCCGCTCAATTCTTCGCCAGTGGAAAGCTCGAGGAGGCACTCGCCGAGTACCAGGTCGTGGTGGAGGCGACTCCGGGAGAGCTGAGCGGCCGTCAGAAGGTGGCCGAGCTGCTCCAACGGCTGGGACGCAAGCAGGAAGCCATCGCGACGTACGAGGAGGTGGCCACCGCCTGGGCCCGGCAGGGCTGGCTGCTGCGCGCCATCGCGATGTGCAAGGTCATCCTCCAGCTCGAGCCGGGCCACGGCCGCACGCAGCGGATGCTCGCGGACCTCTACGCGCGGCGCATGGCGCCCCCACCGCGGCTGACGCCCACGCCGAAGCCGGCGGCGCCCCGGGCCCTGCCCCGCATCCCGCTCTTCTCGCAGCTGAACCAGGAGGCGTTCGTGGCGGTGCTGGAGGAGCTGGCGCTGAAGGTCTTCGCGCCGGGGGACACCATCGTCACGGAGGGCGAGCCAGGCAACTCCCTGTTCGCCATCGTGGAAGGGCGCGCGGACGTGGTGCGGCAGCTGGAGGGAGGCAAGCGGCGGAAGGTGGCCTCGCTGGGCGAGGGCGACTTCTTCGGGGAGATGGCCCTGCTCTCCGCGGGCCCGAGGCTGGCCAGCGTGGTGGCCGCCGAGCGGACCGTGGCGCTGGAGCTGACGCGGGAGCAGGTGGAGCGGCTCGTGCGGCACCACCCCTCGGTGGGCCAGGTGCTGCACACCTTCCACGAGGAGCGCCTGCTGGCCAACGTGCTGCGCTGCAATCCGATCCTCTCCGTCCTCTCGCCCCAGCAGCGCGAGGCCCTGGCCCCTTCCTTCCAGCTCCACTCCGTGGCGGCCGGCCAGAAGCTGCTCGAGCAGGGACAGCCAGGGACGGCCCTGTACCTCATCCTCCGGGGCCAGTGCCGGGTGACGCACCAGCATCCCGATGGGCACGAGAGCCAGTACCCCGTGCTGCGCGAGGGGGACGTGTTCGGCGAGCTGTCCGTGCTGCTCGGCCTGCCCGCCACCGCCACCGTGTCCGCGGACTCCGCCTGCACACTGCTGCGGCTGGACCGGGAGGCCGTCGAGCGTCACGTCCTCGTTCGGGCCGGGGTGCGCGAGGCGCTCTCGCAGCTGAGCTCCGAGCGCCTCCAGCGCACCGCCCGGCTGCTCTCCGGCCACGAGGTGCTCGAGGGCGACCAGCGCGTCTGAGTGGGCCCGGAGCGGGTCTCAGTCCCGGTAGCCGCGCGCCTGCAGGTTGAAGAGGTGCGCGTACCGCCCGTTGCGCGCCATCAGCTCCGCGTGACTGCCCAGCTCCTCCACCGTGCCGTTGTGCAGCACGGCGATGCGGTCCGCCATGCGCACCGTGGAGAACCGGTGGGAGATGACCAGGGCGATGCGGTCCGCCGCCAGCTCCTGGAAGCGCTCGAAGAGCGCGTGCTCCGACTCCGCGTCGATGCTCGCCGTCGGCTCGTCCAGGATGAGCACCTCCGCGTCCTCGCGCATGAAGGCCCGCGCCACCCCGAGCTTCTGCCACTGTCCGCCGCTCAGCTCGTGCCCCTTCTCGAACCAGCCGCCTAGCATCGTGTCGTACTGGCCCGGCAGCGTGGAGATGACGGCGCTCGCCCCGCCCTGCTCCGCCGCGCGGACGATGCGGTCGCGGTCCTCCAGCGCCGGCACGTGCCCCAGTCCGATGTTCTCCGCCACGCTGAACTGGTAGCGCACGAAGTCCTGGAACACCGCCCCGAAGCGCGAGCGCAGATCCTCCGGGTCCATGTCCTTCAGGTTCACCCCGCCGTAGAAGATGTCTCCCTCCGTCGGCTCGTACAGGCGCAGCAGCAGCTTCACCAGCGTGCTCTTTCCCGCCCCGTTCTCACCCACCAGCGCCAGCTTCTCCCCCGGCTCCAACCGCAACGACACGTTCCTCAACGCCCACGCGTCCTTGCCCGGGTAGCGGAACGACACGTCGCGCAGCTCGATGGCGTTGCCCCGGCCCCTCGGTGGCTTCAGCGGAGGCAGCACCCGCGATGACTCCTGCCCCGTCGGTATCTCCAGGTACGCGAACAGGTTGCTCATGAAGAGCGCCCCCTCGTACATGCTGCCCACGCTCGACAGAATCCCCTGGAACGCCGACTGCCCCTGCCGGAACACGGACAGGTACAGCACCATGTCGCCCACCGTGATGGCCCCCAGCGCCGCCCGGTTCGCCACGAACGCGTAGCACCCGTAGAACGCGCCCAGCGACACCAGCCCCAACCCCAGGCCCCACCCCATCCGCTTCATCGCCAGCGCCCGGTCCTCCTGGAAGAACTTCTGGAAGAGCGTCCGGTACCGCCCCAGCACCAGCTGGCCCAGCCCGAACACCTTCACCTCCTTCACGTGGTTGTCCCGCGTGAGGATCCACTCCAGGTAGTTCAGCTTCCGCCCCTCGGGCGCGCGCCACGAGTGCAACCGGAATCCCTCCGCCGCCAGCCGCGCCTCCGCGATGAACGCCGGGATGCTCGCCGCCACCAGCACCACCACGCTCCACGGTGACAGCGACACCAACAGCACCGCGTACGTCGACAGCGTCACCGCGTTGCGCACGATGGAGAACGCATCCATCACCAGCCCCAGCGGCCGGCTGTTCGCCTCGCGCCGCGCGTTCTGCATCTTGTCGTAGGTGTCCGAGTCCTCGAAGTGCCGCAGCTCCAGCTCCAGCGCCTTCTTCAGGATGCGCTCGTTGAGCAGGTTGCCCAGGTTGGCCCGCAGCAGCTCGCGCACCAGCGACAGCGCCCGGTCCAACGTCACCGAGCCCACCATCAACCCGAACTCGAGCAGCACCAGGTGCAGCACCCGCTCCCGCGCCGCCTCGCCCCCGCCCGCGGCCGCCGCCACCACCCCGTCCACGATGAGCTTGCCCACCCAGGCGATCGCCGCCGGCAGCACCGCCGCCACCAGCGTCAGCACCGCCAGCCCCACCGCGCCCCGGGGACTCGACGCCCAGAACAGACGGAAGGTGCCCGGCAGCTGCCGGAAGAGCGTGCCCGCGTTCTTCAGCCGGGCCTTGAGGGATTCGGGAGGACGCGCCGAGCGCGAATACGGGGGAGGCACGCCCTCTGTCTAACCCGGCACTCCGACGTACGCCGCATCTCCCGCGCCGGAGGGGCCCCACCGGAGGGGTTCCCCGCTCCGCATTCCCCTCGGAGGTCACGCCCGCCCGGATGCTCCCCGGGCAACCTCCGGGGCGCACACTCAACTCATGTACACGAGGGCCCCGAGTCCCCGCTCCACGCCCTTGCGCAGGAACGGCTTGAGCAACTCGAAGTGCTCGAGCACGTACCCCAGCGTGTCGTCATCGGCGGGGTCGCGGTCCCAGATGCTCGGGTAGATGTCCAACTCCATCATCTTCGCCGGGTCGAAGCGCTGGCGCAGCGCGTCCGAGCTGATCCCATCGAGGGCCCGGGAGATCTCCGCGAGCTGCTCGGGAGTGAAGGCGCGGGCCGGCCCGTAACCGACATCCTCGTCACCGACCGTCTCGCCGCCCGCGACGATGAAGTTCAGCGGAGGCTTGCCTCCCCAATCCGTGCCCGTGAGCAGGAAGTGGAGGCCATGCCACGCCTTGTCGATATCGAGCACGTCCTCCGAGTTGTCAGCGTCCTCATCGTCGGCATCCTCGAGGAAATCGAACACCTGCTCCGGCGAAGCGAGCAGGGATGAAAGTTGTTCGCGCTGGGCCAGACGAAATACGACGATCATGCTCATGGGGATTCTCCGTGGCGCGCGACTCTATCCCGCCTGCCCGCGCTCATCATAGTGAGATGGCGTGGTCGGCTCTTCCGGAGCGGGGGAGTACGGAGAGGACATGTACAACTGGCTCGCGGGAAGCCTGCTCATCCGCGATGCGCTCGACTGGGGGGCCACCAGCATCCTGGCGGCCGCGCCCGCACTGCATGCTCCGATGAAGACGGCGCTCCGGACCGTGGAGTGACCCGGGCGCCGCCGTCAGTGCCTCATCAACGCTCGGCTTCGGCGTCCGGCACCAGGGCGGTGCCCGCCGTGCCCTTGGCCAGCTCGGCCATGTAGGCCGCGGCCAGCTTCACGAACTTCACCGAGTTCTGCGCGCTCCCGGCCGACTGCGTGAGCGTGTCGCTCGAGGTGTGGATGTACGGGTTGTCCTGGCCCATGAGCGCCTCGAAGGGGATGGAGGCCGCGAAGCCCTGGTTGTGCCAGGAGGCGTGATCCGAGCAGCCGTACCCGCAGCGCGTCGAGGTCGAGGTCACCCCCGGCAGGTACTTGCCGATGAGGCTGGAGAGGAACGAGTTCTGCGCGGCGTTGGTGTAGTCGGACACCAGCACGATGTCGTAGCTGGAGCCGCGGTAGTTGGTCATGTCCAGCTGCAGCACGCCCACCACGTTGGTGCCGCTGCTCTTGTGCTGGGCGGCGATGGCGGCCGAGCCCCTGAGGCCCACCTCCTCGGCGGCGTACGCCATGAACTTCACCGTGCGGGCCGGCTTGTAGCCCTTGAGCATGGCCACGCGGATGACCTCGGTGAGCGAGGCGATGCCCGAGGCGTCATCGTCCGCGCCCGGCGCGCTGGCCGTGGAGCTGCTGCCATTGATGGAGTCCAGGTGTCCGCCGAGCACCACCACCTCGTTGGGCAGCGTGGTGCCCTTGATGGTGAGGATGACGGACGGCTGCAGCCAGGAAGAGTGGTTGAAGAAGGCCACCGACACGTCGCTGCGCGAGCCGGCCAGCGTCGTCCACTGGGTCTTGAGCCAGGTGGCCGCGTCCGCGCCCGACTGCACGTTGTAGCGGCGCGACGTCCACCGCGTCGACAGCGTGCTGATGGTGCTGCGGATGCTGGACTCCTGCACACTGCCCAGCAGCGCGTTCACCGTCGTCGCGTTGTCGATGGTGTAGCTGATGAGGGATTGCACCGGCTTGGGAGAGGTGGAGCTCTCCACCGCCGCCAGCGCATGCTCCTCGGTGTCATGGACGATGAATCCCGCGCACCGGTTGAGCTTGTCGTGCATCGCCGAGGCCAGCTTCTCCAGCTGGGACTCGCGCACGCGCATCACCGCCACCCCGCCTTTCTCGTGCAGCACGGCGGGGGCTACCAGGCCCTGCCCCTGGAACGACTCACGCGCGGGCTCCAACGCGTCCGTTCCAATGGTGACCCACACCTCTTTGTCCTTCTCACCCGCGAACGCGGGGGTGGTGCACACCAACGACAACGCGACCGCTCCGAACTTCGTCATCCTCATACGCTGCTCCTCGGCGGTTGATGCTTCCCCTGTTTTGATTTCCGTGAACCAGAACTTCCCGATTCGCCGGAGGCGCCGTTCTAACCGCTTTCCCGGGGATCAGCTAGATGACTCACAAACATGAGAATGACTTTTTAATAATGAACTCAAAACATTTTGACGCATTTGTGAGAATACCGTGCAGCCGTTCAGGGAACGGGCCGTCCCGCCGAGGCCTCCCAGATGGAGAACCACTGCTGGCGTGACAGCGCGAGCGATTCGCCACGCACCAGCTCACGCAGCCGCTCCACCCTGCTCGAGCCCAGGACCGGCACCGGGCGAGAGGGGTGACGCAGCAGCCAGGCAATGGCGACCGCCCCCAGGTTGTCGTGGCCCTGCTCCGCCGCCAC contains:
- a CDS encoding TetR/AcrR family transcriptional regulator, whose product is MPTSTFFRLPDERRDRLVNEAIIEFSDRSYTEASLSQIALRASIPKGSVYQYFEDKLDLYRWLLTEEAPRRKREFIGAVPPESDFWARLETFIERGMAFLVEHPRLARLSAAAAAPTAVVEVRGLYKAICEAGIVELRAVLEEGTRRGALEAPDLDIATRFVATVIGPGLTDVILLELGAELHEVLASDSLRKRLNLKRRRALARQAIHFIRNGLGSERKSR
- a CDS encoding TPR end-of-group domain-containing protein; this translates as MRSFAPCLLLLAVACAHSPAPSSTPAGTESSAAATLPDLEPPSTPPPGWLQVHRADALMKQHKPAEALPLYRQAWEAGNREDGTAYSAACAAALQGQKDEAMTWLTRSVEGGFRDTEWMKQDEDLSSLRELPAFTALVDRIATLPASAQEDANPEMKRLMDEDQADRRGASLSNPEQFKQIAERDRQRRQRVGELLDAGAAKTGADFFAAALVFQHGNALEDYARARELAAEAARRGHPHALWLTAAAWDRWLMRAGKPQRFGTQYRPDPATKQMRLYPVDPAVTDAERARWGFPPLAELSPGM
- a CDS encoding NUDIX domain-containing protein, with product MTIETISSREVYRNRWMTVREDAIRRQDGSSGIYGVVHKPDFSLIIPYEKGAFHLVEQYRYPVKGRYLEFPQGTWEDQQDAAPETVAVGELQEETGLVAGRMTYLGHLFNAPGYSTQGMHVFLAEELSQGPRSPSPEEGDLVVTRVSVEEFEALILDGRIKDASSVSAYGLLRLKKHLP
- a CDS encoding OPT/YSL family transporter, translated to MAQSAPSSPSSSAAASSASSSPEGGAPRFGWLPEPGSWKFHLLLSAVAIFILGPLGGIAASYMNFSLGIFVGGQVLAGILGSAVTYGYGPDGKHGANYMQTMAASVASMCAMSVLVQAMVWLGMPQPPAWHLMVFVGCVGMFGVGVGMLYTPLLVDRLQLDYPSGYAVANILRALTDKRLLKASIAKLGGGTGLGALVAWLTEHVAALGAAGMSASTVGAGMVVGSRITVPALIGGLIGMAFVPYLREIGWLGAEDPFRKIGFLIALAMICGAAVVDLSLLAVQAVERVRNRARLQEGEVPAWKQVNMPRLVAWVGFWGVAVVLVATQLLEQPLGFVAFGLALSLLFVLINGIAYGISDQNPISSAFVISVLLMSLLGLRNPVVGMMAASILLISTSVGSDMQQDRSTGWRLGTDRVIQFRYQVVGIVMGAVLCVGLARVFMSAYPVLAINQLDSPNAEVGQWGSAMTYKLVGAIRGLGSLSDYTVKALLLGLGIGFTIEVARKLLKRHEGYQRFVKGSRAGYAVGWTMDAVLLSSPYATSLGGFVNLPVVVWFSVGGIISSLWNTLRSRPAPRVAGSPGEGEVLPEDMSSTSLVGGGLIAGESLYFLFLGLAGLLALLG
- a CDS encoding NUDIX hydrolase codes for the protein MPYTPILGTLGYVMSPDGTKVLLIHRNARENDAHLGKYNGLGGKMEPGEDVVSCMRREIREEAGIECTELRLRGTINWPGFGPKGEDWLGFIFLIDRFEGTPFERNVEGTLSWVPVKDIMSLPLWDGDRHFLPLVFDDDPRAFHGVMPYANGRAVSWSFTRI
- a CDS encoding transglycosylase domain-containing protein; translated protein: MSPRSHGLSSRLLRGGLAALLLAPLLLLGSVEAAYHYGLSRVGERPRPPPPRVDFAHQVLWLIEEDGRPLQLEPLWPWTLVNGLARGQRSAGEDLAWLTARRWLASQPRREGERHLHRSFQALALTVWISRHWTAEELLTAYAEGASFGRDSIGLDAAARRYFGREPERLALHEVALLAGLPQSPGRYDPLRRPEAALRRRDFVLARLRSTGLISEAQREEASQQPLPLPATGPTH
- a CDS encoding Crp/Fnr family transcriptional regulator, which produces MSYSELLSRVPLFASLGSDDLERLSSRLQPRNYDRGEIVFHQGDVGTDLFIIRKGEVTIRLSSADGKEVTLALLRRGDSFGELALLDSEPRSTDAVAREETSLLSLRREEFQRFLEERPQVVPALLAELSRMVRRVTRVVHDANFLDARARLARVLLDLAQSQGQSGTEGEGVAIASRLTQGELANLCGLTRESTNRWLRFYVREGLLSYEGGVITLLDPQNLRINAD
- a CDS encoding cyclic nucleotide-binding domain-containing protein, with protein sequence MLETLREHKDRAAQFFASGKLEEALAEYQVVVEATPGELSGRQKVAELLQRLGRKQEAIATYEEVATAWARQGWLLRAIAMCKVILQLEPGHGRTQRMLADLYARRMAPPPRLTPTPKPAAPRALPRIPLFSQLNQEAFVAVLEELALKVFAPGDTIVTEGEPGNSLFAIVEGRADVVRQLEGGKRRKVASLGEGDFFGEMALLSAGPRLASVVAAERTVALELTREQVERLVRHHPSVGQVLHTFHEERLLANVLRCNPILSVLSPQQREALAPSFQLHSVAAGQKLLEQGQPGTALYLILRGQCRVTHQHPDGHESQYPVLREGDVFGELSVLLGLPATATVSADSACTLLRLDREAVERHVLVRAGVREALSQLSSERLQRTARLLSGHEVLEGDQRV